Proteins encoded together in one Desulfobulbaceae bacterium DB1 window:
- a CDS encoding chemotaxis protein, which produces MLANMNLSRKVGAGFTVVTAIMLLLVWIGVQGMKTIEDGMEEIVAVNITRMDLVNDINTDISAIALNVRNIILAQDAEKQREYNRQIAGFREKFDSSLKKVEEMTDAATDAKGLAIIAKLKDAANALANVDAGIIAFAMDDNDEEAEALRIREGVPAEHALHGQFEELIAHNMEQNRLRHDEAVATYNTSRNVMFGLGGAAVLLAVCVAFFLTRSILRQLGADPKELGEVATMVSVGDFSRQIRLKADDTGSVMAAMKKMVETVRALTADAEMLGKATMEGRITVRADEAKHQGDFRKLIQGVNTIADRLVGLLDAMPAPAMIIDRDFSVLYMNRAGAEAGGRSQQQLIGSKCFDHFRTSDCKTDKCACGRAMAAGLFATGETDAHPGSLNLDISYFGIPLKDDKGTTIAAFEVVTDMTAVKKAARLAEKQAAYQNNEVSKLIANLEMLAKGDLNFSTSVAAADDDTHAIAENFNKIAAATNKTVDSIRALTADAEMLGKAAMEGRINTRADAARHQGDYQKLIQGVNMVFDRLVGLLDVMPAPAMIIDRDFNVLYMNKAGAEAGGRSQQQVIGSKCFDHFRTSDCKTDRCACGRAMTANQLSTSETDAHPGGLNLDISYFGIPIKDDNGSIIAAFEVVTDMTAVKKAARVAEKQASYQNSEVSKLLANLEMLTIGDLAVNTTVAAADEDTRAIADNFQKIAGAITSNVVALKEITDNAKLVARGNLMVEVKKRSDKDELMESLSAMVAKLKEVVLEVQGAADNVAAGSQELSATAQHMSQGATEQAASAEEISSSMEQMAANIRQNTDNAMQTEKIAVKSATDAREGGKAVSETVAAMKQIAAKISIIEEIARQTNLLALNAAIEAARAGEHGKGFAVVASEVRKLAERSQAAAGEISKLSTSSVAIAEQAGDMLNKMLPDIQKTAELVQEISASSKEQDSGAEQINKAIQQLDQVIQQNASAAEEM; this is translated from the coding sequence ATGCTCGCGAACATGAATCTCAGCAGAAAAGTGGGGGCGGGTTTCACCGTGGTGACGGCGATCATGCTGCTGCTGGTCTGGATCGGCGTCCAGGGCATGAAAACCATCGAAGACGGCATGGAGGAGATTGTCGCGGTCAACATAACCAGGATGGATCTGGTCAATGACATCAATACCGATATCTCCGCAATCGCCCTCAATGTTCGCAACATAATTCTTGCGCAGGATGCTGAAAAACAACGGGAATACAACCGGCAGATCGCCGGTTTCCGCGAAAAATTCGACAGCAGCCTGAAAAAGGTTGAGGAGATGACGGATGCGGCGACTGACGCCAAGGGGTTGGCCATCATCGCCAAGCTGAAGGATGCCGCCAATGCCTTGGCAAACGTGGATGCCGGGATCATCGCGTTTGCCATGGATGATAATGATGAAGAGGCCGAAGCCTTGCGCATCAGGGAAGGGGTGCCGGCGGAACACGCCCTGCATGGGCAGTTCGAGGAGCTGATTGCCCATAACATGGAGCAAAACAGGCTTCGTCATGATGAGGCCGTGGCGACCTACAACACTTCCCGCAACGTTATGTTCGGTTTGGGCGGGGCGGCGGTGCTGCTTGCCGTCTGCGTTGCTTTTTTTCTGACCCGTTCGATTCTCCGCCAGCTTGGCGCGGACCCGAAAGAGCTTGGCGAGGTGGCAACCATGGTTTCCGTCGGGGATTTTTCCCGGCAGATCCGCCTCAAGGCCGATGATACGGGCAGCGTCATGGCCGCCATGAAAAAGATGGTGGAAACCGTTCGCGCCCTGACCGCCGACGCCGAGATGCTGGGCAAGGCCACCATGGAAGGGCGGATCACGGTGCGGGCCGACGAGGCAAAACATCAGGGCGATTTCCGGAAATTGATCCAGGGGGTCAACACCATCGCCGATCGGCTGGTCGGCCTGCTCGACGCCATGCCGGCGCCGGCCATGATCATTGACCGGGATTTCAGCGTGCTCTACATGAACAGGGCCGGGGCCGAAGCAGGCGGCAGGAGCCAGCAGCAGCTCATCGGCTCCAAGTGTTTTGATCATTTCAGAACCAGCGACTGCAAGACCGACAAATGCGCCTGCGGACGGGCCATGGCAGCGGGCCTATTTGCCACCGGTGAAACCGACGCCCATCCCGGATCGCTCAATCTTGACATCAGCTATTTCGGTATCCCGCTCAAGGACGATAAGGGCACCACCATCGCCGCCTTTGAGGTGGTCACCGACATGACGGCGGTGAAAAAGGCGGCCCGGCTGGCGGAGAAACAGGCCGCGTACCAGAACAATGAGGTGAGCAAACTGATCGCCAATCTGGAAATGCTGGCCAAGGGTGATTTGAATTTCAGCACCAGCGTGGCAGCGGCGGATGATGACACCCATGCCATTGCCGAAAACTTCAACAAGATCGCCGCGGCCACCAACAAAACAGTCGACTCCATCCGCGCCCTGACCGCTGATGCCGAGATGCTGGGCAAGGCGGCCATGGAAGGACGGATCAACACCAGGGCCGACGCGGCGCGGCATCAAGGTGATTATCAAAAATTGATTCAGGGTGTCAACATGGTCTTTGACCGGTTGGTGGGCCTGCTGGACGTCATGCCGGCGCCGGCCATGATCATTGACCGGGATTTCAACGTGCTCTACATGAACAAAGCCGGCGCCGAGGCCGGGGGCAGGAGCCAGCAGCAGGTCATCGGCAGTAAATGCTTTGATCACTTCCGAACCAGCGACTGCAAGACCGACCGCTGCGCCTGCGGCCGGGCCATGACGGCAAACCAGCTTTCCACCAGCGAAACCGATGCCCATCCGGGCGGGCTTAATCTCGACATCAGCTATTTCGGCATCCCGATCAAGGATGACAACGGCAGCATCATCGCCGCCTTTGAGGTGGTGACGGACATGACGGCGGTGAAAAAGGCGGCCCGGGTGGCGGAAAAACAGGCGTCCTACCAGAACAGCGAGGTGAGCAAGCTGCTTGCCAATCTGGAAATGCTCACCATCGGCGATCTGGCGGTCAACACCACGGTTGCGGCGGCGGATGAAGACACCCGGGCCATTGCCGATAATTTCCAAAAAATTGCCGGGGCCATCACCAGTAACGTGGTGGCGCTGAAAGAGATCACGGATAACGCCAAGCTGGTCGCCCGGGGCAACCTGATGGTGGAGGTGAAAAAGCGCAGCGACAAGGACGAACTGATGGAGTCCCTGTCAGCCATGGTGGCCAAACTGAAAGAGGTGGTGCTGGAAGTGCAGGGCGCGGCGGATAATGTCGCCGCGGGCTCCCAGGAACTGTCCGCCACGGCCCAGCACATGTCCCAGGGCGCCACCGAGCAGGCGGCCAGCGCGGAAGAGATTTCTTCCAGCATGGAGCAGATGGCCGCCAACATCCGCCAGAACACCGACAATGCCATGCAGACGGAAAAGATCGCGGTGAAAAGCGCCACGGACGCCCGGGAAGGGGGCAAGGCGGTCAGCGAAACCGTGGCCGCCATGAAGCAGATCGCCGCCAAGATCTCCATCATCGAGGAGATCGCCCGGCAGACCAACCTGCTGGCCTTGAACGCCGCCATCGAGGCGGCCCGGGCCGGGGAACACGGCAAGGGCTTTGCCGTTGTCGCCTCCGAGGTGCGCAAGCTCGCTGAACGGAGCCAGGCGGCGGCGGGCGAGATCAGTAAACTCTCCACCAGCAGTGTGGCCATTGCCGAGCAGGCGGGCGACATGCTGAACAAGATGCTGCCGGACATCCAGAAGACCGCAGAGCTGGTGCAGGAGATCAGCGCCTCCAGCAAGGAACAGGACTCCGGGGCGGAGCAGATCAACAAGGCCATCCAGCAGCTCGACCAGGTCATCCAGCAGAACGCCTCGGCCGCCGAAGAGATGG